From Streptomyces sp. CMB-StM0423, a single genomic window includes:
- a CDS encoding LacI family DNA-binding transcriptional regulator, whose translation MRGAHEDGRRAAARTGPAAAGEPAPRPAAGRGGGVTSRDVARAAGVSQAAVSLVLGDKWRGRVSAAKADAVRAAARELDYRPNAAARTLRTGGTRTALLVVPALTNEFFAGVHGGAARAAAAHDFGVVLYPSPEGIGPARDPFAAAHTAVDGVIASSMATDAVRNLRGGGLPLVMLDSDPADTGAVATVNADVADGMRQVAWHLLRLGHRRITRLAAAIDSWTFAARGGALADALAAVPGARLRTEPAELSVAGGLAAAQRALTAAAEDRPTALVCDDDLLAAGALKGARRLGLRVPYDVSVTGFDDLALATAVEPELTTVRLPAGTVGAAGMTALLDALAGRGARSTTVPARLTVRASTAPAPGA comes from the coding sequence ATGCGGGGCGCGCACGAGGACGGAAGGCGCGCCGCGGCGCGCACCGGACCGGCGGCGGCGGGCGAGCCGGCCCCGCGGCCGGCCGCGGGCCGCGGCGGCGGCGTCACCAGCCGCGACGTCGCCCGCGCCGCGGGAGTCTCCCAGGCGGCCGTCTCCCTCGTCCTCGGCGACAAGTGGCGCGGCCGCGTCTCCGCCGCCAAGGCCGACGCCGTCCGCGCTGCCGCCCGCGAGCTGGACTACCGCCCCAACGCCGCCGCCCGCACCCTGCGCACCGGCGGCACCCGCACCGCGCTCCTCGTCGTCCCCGCACTCACCAACGAGTTCTTCGCCGGGGTCCACGGCGGCGCCGCACGCGCCGCCGCCGCCCACGACTTCGGCGTCGTGCTCTACCCCTCCCCCGAAGGCATCGGCCCCGCCCGCGACCCCTTCGCCGCCGCCCACACCGCCGTCGACGGCGTGATCGCGTCCTCCATGGCCACCGACGCCGTGCGGAACCTGCGCGGCGGCGGACTCCCGCTCGTCATGCTCGACAGCGACCCGGCCGACACTGGCGCCGTCGCCACCGTCAACGCCGACGTCGCCGACGGCATGCGGCAGGTCGCCTGGCATCTGCTGCGGCTCGGCCACCGTCGGATCACCCGCCTCGCCGCCGCCATCGACTCCTGGACCTTCGCCGCCCGCGGCGGGGCGCTGGCCGACGCGCTCGCCGCCGTGCCGGGCGCGCGGCTGCGCACCGAACCCGCCGAGCTGTCCGTCGCCGGCGGTCTCGCGGCGGCTCAGCGGGCGCTCACGGCCGCGGCGGAGGACCGGCCCACGGCGCTGGTCTGCGACGACGACCTGCTCGCGGCCGGCGCCCTCAAGGGTGCACGGCGCCTCGGGCTGCGGGTGCCGTACGACGTGTCGGTCACCGGCTTCGACGACCTGGCGCTGGCCACCGCCGTCGAGCCGGAGCTGACCACGGTGCGGCTCCCGGCGGGCACCGTCGGCGCGGCCGGCATGACGGCGCTGCTCGACGCCCTCGCGGGCCGCGGCGCAAGGAGCACGACGGTCCCGGCCCGCCTGACGGTACGCGCGTCGACGGCCCCGGCCCCGGGCGCATAG
- a CDS encoding MFS transporter produces MLRGYAELLRVRHVGRLLTGTLVGRLPNATAAFAIVLFVRAEGGSYTLGGILSGGYGLATAIGQPLLGRAVDLRGQPRVLLPSALLSAAGMALFAVVGIDPLPLACVAVLVAGLFTPPLEGALRALWPSVLKRGDRVHGAYALDAVAQEVMFAVAPLIVTLLVATASESAALLVLNALGVLGALWVVLSPPARRWRSEPREAHWLGALRARGLLVILGAFFFVGVALGGTAVASVAYADARGDDAIGGYLLSALGAGALVGGIVYGARQWPGRAERRLQLLLVGLAVGYLPLMLTPGTAAMTLLSGVAGLFLAPALACSFVVVDRHAPRGTATEAFSWLVTTFGFGAAAGTAISGPAVERGGETGGFAVVGLGGAAALLVLTGFVRVLAGTGRPPRPAEKDRIGGAAPGFETERQA; encoded by the coding sequence GTGCTGCGGGGATACGCCGAGTTGCTGCGCGTCAGACACGTCGGCAGGCTGCTCACCGGGACGCTCGTCGGGCGGCTGCCGAACGCCACCGCCGCGTTCGCCATCGTGCTGTTCGTCCGGGCGGAAGGCGGCTCGTACACCCTGGGCGGGATCCTCTCCGGCGGCTACGGCCTCGCCACCGCGATCGGGCAGCCGCTCCTCGGCCGCGCCGTCGACCTGCGCGGCCAGCCGCGCGTGCTGCTGCCCAGCGCGCTGCTCTCCGCCGCAGGGATGGCCCTCTTCGCCGTCGTCGGCATCGATCCGCTGCCGCTGGCCTGCGTAGCCGTCCTGGTCGCCGGGCTCTTCACGCCGCCGCTGGAGGGCGCCCTGCGGGCGCTGTGGCCCAGCGTGCTCAAGCGCGGCGACCGGGTGCACGGGGCGTACGCGCTGGACGCCGTGGCGCAGGAGGTGATGTTCGCCGTCGCGCCGCTGATCGTCACCCTGCTGGTCGCCACCGCCTCCGAGTCGGCCGCGCTGCTCGTGCTCAACGCCCTGGGTGTGCTGGGCGCCCTGTGGGTCGTCCTGTCACCGCCCGCCCGCCGGTGGCGCTCCGAGCCGCGCGAGGCGCACTGGCTGGGCGCGCTGCGGGCCCGCGGGCTGCTGGTGATCCTCGGCGCCTTCTTCTTCGTCGGCGTCGCCCTCGGCGGTACGGCCGTCGCCTCCGTCGCGTACGCCGACGCCCGCGGCGACGACGCCATCGGCGGCTATCTCCTCTCCGCGCTCGGCGCCGGTGCCCTGGTCGGCGGCATCGTCTACGGCGCGCGGCAGTGGCCTGGCCGGGCCGAGCGGCGGCTGCAGTTGCTGCTGGTGGGCCTGGCGGTCGGCTATCTGCCGCTGATGCTCACGCCCGGCACGGCCGCCATGACGTTGCTCTCCGGTGTCGCGGGCCTGTTCCTCGCCCCGGCGCTCGCCTGCTCGTTCGTCGTCGTCGACCGGCACGCGCCGCGCGGCACGGCCACGGAGGCGTTCTCCTGGCTGGTCACGACCTTCGGTTTCGGCGCCGCCGCGGGCACCGCGATCAGCGGTCCCGCGGTCGAGCGCGGCGGCGAGACGGGCGGCTTCGCGGTCGTCGGCCTCGGCGGGGCGGCGGCGCTGCTGGTGCTGACCGGCTTCGTACGGGTTCTTGCGGGCACCGGCCGCCCGCCCCGACCGGCCGAAAAAGATCGAATCGGCGGAGCTGCACCCGGTTTCGAAACAGAGCGACAGGCGTAA
- the pafA gene encoding Pup--protein ligase, whose product MDRRIFGLENEYGVTCTFRGQRRLSPDEVARYLFRRVVSWGRSSNVFLRNGARLYLDVGSHPEYATPECDNVIELVTHDKAGERILEGLLVDAERRLHEEGIAGDVYLFKNNTDSAGNSYGCHENYLVARHGEFSRLADILIPFLVTRQLICGAGKVLQTPRGAVYCVSQRAEHIWEGVSSATTRSRPIINTRDEPHADAERYRRLHVIVGDSNMSETTMLLKVGATDLVLRMIEAGTVMRDLTLENPIRAIREVSHDMTGQRKVRLASGREASALEVQQEYYEKAVDFVERRGIRTGVVEQVLELWGRTLEAIRSQDLAKVGTEIDWVMKHQLIERYRAKNNITLSHPRIAQIDLAYHDIHRRRGLYYLLEKRGQAARVCNDLKIFEAKSVPPQTTRARLRGDFIRRAQEQRRDFTVDWVHLKLNDQAQRTVLCKDPFRSVDDRVEKLIAGM is encoded by the coding sequence ATGGACCGCCGCATTTTCGGGCTTGAGAACGAGTACGGCGTCACGTGCACGTTCCGGGGGCAGCGCCGCCTGTCCCCGGACGAGGTGGCGCGCTACCTCTTCCGCCGGGTCGTCTCCTGGGGCCGCAGCAGCAACGTCTTCCTGCGCAACGGTGCACGCCTGTATCTGGACGTCGGCTCGCACCCCGAATACGCAACTCCCGAGTGTGACAACGTCATCGAGCTGGTCACCCACGACAAGGCGGGCGAGCGCATCCTCGAGGGCCTCCTCGTCGACGCCGAGCGCCGGCTCCACGAGGAGGGCATCGCCGGCGACGTCTACCTCTTCAAGAACAACACCGACTCCGCCGGCAACTCCTACGGCTGCCACGAGAACTATCTGGTGGCCCGGCACGGCGAGTTCTCCCGGCTCGCCGACATCCTCATCCCGTTCCTCGTCACCAGGCAGCTCATCTGCGGCGCCGGCAAGGTGCTGCAGACGCCGCGCGGCGCGGTCTACTGCGTCAGCCAGCGCGCGGAGCACATCTGGGAGGGCGTCAGCTCCGCCACGACGCGCTCCCGGCCCATCATCAACACCCGCGACGAGCCGCACGCCGACGCCGAGCGCTACCGCCGGCTGCACGTCATCGTCGGCGACTCCAACATGTCCGAGACGACCATGCTGCTCAAGGTCGGCGCCACCGACCTGGTGCTGCGCATGATCGAGGCCGGCACGGTGATGCGCGACCTGACCCTGGAGAACCCGATCCGGGCCATCCGCGAGGTCAGCCACGACATGACCGGGCAGCGCAAGGTGCGCCTCGCCAGCGGGCGGGAGGCGTCCGCGCTGGAGGTGCAGCAGGAGTACTACGAGAAGGCCGTGGACTTCGTCGAGCGCCGCGGTATCCGCACCGGCGTCGTCGAGCAGGTCCTGGAGCTGTGGGGGCGCACCCTGGAGGCGATCCGCTCCCAGGACCTCGCCAAGGTCGGCACCGAGATCGACTGGGTGATGAAGCACCAGCTCATCGAGCGCTACCGGGCGAAGAACAACATCACCCTCTCCCACCCCCGGATCGCGCAGATAGACCTCGCGTACCACGACATCCACCGCCGCCGCGGGCTGTACTACCTGCTGGAGAAGCGGGGCCAGGCCGCCCGGGTCTGCAACGACCTGAAGATCTTCGAGGCCAAATCGGTCCCGCCGCAGACCACCCGGGCCAGGCTGCGCGGCGACTTCATCCGCCGGGCGCAGGAGCAGCGGCGCGACTTCACGGTGGACTGGGTGCATCTGAAGCTGAACGACCAGGCGCAGCGGACCGTGCTGTGCAAGGACCCGTTCCGCTCCGTGGACGACCGGGTGGAAAAGCTGATCGCCGGAATGTAG
- a CDS encoding FKBP-type peptidyl-prolyl cis-trans isomerase: MGAALVVPALLFAAACGSEDSSDSDNGGKTGAVTKVTGAFGEEPKFDVPDDAKASDEAVVKVLSEGDGAKVGKGDQVRLDFAGKTMKGDQDLGSTWAQPAAGGGGGQQAGGAVHQQLMGKVGEPNQSLPPDVLDSVEGHTVGSRLLVEGTAGALVGESLNPESGIKKGDGLVWVIDVAGAGKVDAKAGLKGESAEPREGMPEIEVPAGKAAKITIPDGADAPKELQEQVLVKGKGAKVEAGQGLVAQYTGYAWEDGKKFDASWDNAGAATFQIGTGSVVEGWDKALVGKKVGDRVLLVIPPDLGYGKSKGHELEKKTLVFVVDILGTV, translated from the coding sequence ATGGGGGCGGCGCTCGTCGTGCCCGCCCTGCTGTTCGCCGCGGCCTGTGGCTCCGAGGACTCCTCCGACTCGGACAACGGGGGGAAGACCGGCGCCGTGACCAAGGTCACGGGCGCCTTCGGCGAGGAGCCGAAGTTCGACGTCCCGGACGACGCCAAGGCGTCCGACGAGGCCGTCGTCAAGGTCCTCAGCGAGGGCGACGGCGCCAAGGTCGGCAAGGGCGACCAGGTCCGGCTGGACTTCGCCGGCAAGACCATGAAGGGCGACCAGGACCTGGGCAGCACCTGGGCGCAGCCCGCCGCGGGCGGCGGCGGTGGCCAGCAGGCCGGCGGCGCCGTGCACCAGCAGCTCATGGGCAAGGTCGGCGAGCCGAACCAGTCGCTGCCGCCGGACGTCCTCGACTCCGTCGAGGGGCACACCGTGGGCAGCCGCCTGCTGGTCGAGGGCACCGCGGGCGCGCTCGTCGGCGAGAGCCTGAACCCCGAGTCCGGCATCAAGAAGGGCGACGGCCTGGTCTGGGTTATCGACGTTGCCGGCGCCGGGAAGGTCGACGCCAAGGCCGGGCTGAAGGGCGAGTCCGCCGAGCCGCGCGAGGGCATGCCGGAGATCGAGGTGCCCGCGGGCAAGGCCGCGAAGATCACCATCCCGGACGGCGCGGACGCCCCGAAGGAGCTGCAGGAGCAGGTCCTCGTCAAGGGCAAGGGCGCCAAGGTCGAGGCGGGCCAGGGTCTCGTCGCCCAGTACACCGGCTACGCCTGGGAGGACGGCAAGAAGTTCGACGCCTCCTGGGACAACGCCGGCGCGGCCACCTTCCAGATCGGCACCGGCTCGGTCGTCGAGGGCTGGGACAAGGCGCTGGTCGGCAAGAAGGTCGGCGACCGGGTGCTCCTGGTCATTCCGCCCGACCTGGGCTACGGCAAGTCCAAGGGCCACGAACTGGAGAAGAAGACCCTCGTCTTCGTCGTCGACATCCTCGGCACGGTCTGA
- a CDS encoding FKBP-type peptidyl-prolyl cis-trans isomerase: MSIDKPEVDFPEGPPPAELEVQDLWEGDGPVAKAGDTVSVHYVGVAFSSGEEFDASWNRGKPLQFQLGAGQVIPGWDQGVAGMKVGGRRRLTIPPHLAYGEAGAGGGRIKPGETLIFVCDLVAV, translated from the coding sequence GTGAGCATCGACAAGCCCGAGGTCGACTTCCCCGAGGGCCCGCCGCCGGCCGAACTGGAGGTCCAGGACCTGTGGGAGGGCGATGGACCCGTCGCGAAGGCCGGTGACACCGTCTCCGTCCACTACGTCGGGGTCGCCTTCTCCAGCGGCGAGGAGTTCGACGCGAGCTGGAACCGCGGCAAGCCGCTGCAGTTCCAGCTCGGTGCCGGCCAGGTCATCCCCGGCTGGGACCAGGGCGTGGCGGGCATGAAGGTCGGCGGCCGCCGCCGGCTGACCATCCCGCCGCACCTGGCCTACGGCGAGGCCGGCGCCGGCGGCGGCCGGATCAAGCCCGGCGAGACACTGATCTTCGTCTGCGACCTGGTCGCGGTCTGA